In Desulfovibrio gilichinskyi, a genomic segment contains:
- the recA gene encoding recombinase RecA, with product MSKKSASPEDLRKEALSTALTTIERKFGKGSIMRLDSGAIQAIPVIPTGSISLDLALGIGGIPKGRVTEIYGPESSGKTTLALHVIAECQKMGGTAAFVDAEHALDMKYAQRLGVNTDELLISQPDYGEQALEITDLLVRSGAVDIVIVDSVAALIPQAELEGNMGETQVGGQARLMSHALRKLTGTIHKSNAVVLFINQIRMKIGMTGYGNPETTSGGNALKFYASIRFDIRKIQTLKDKEEVYGSRTRIKIVKNKVAPPFREALVDILYGTGMSREGEIIDLGVDFGVIDKSGAWYAYGSERLGQGKENVRQFLIDTPELRQEIEDKILVHLGMKEGPVAEVDALPSDE from the coding sequence ATGAGCAAAAAATCAGCTAGCCCCGAAGACCTTCGCAAAGAAGCCCTGAGCACAGCCCTTACCACAATTGAACGTAAGTTCGGTAAAGGTTCGATCATGCGCCTTGACTCAGGAGCTATACAAGCTATTCCTGTCATTCCGACAGGTTCTATAAGCCTTGACTTAGCTTTGGGTATCGGTGGTATTCCTAAAGGAAGAGTCACTGAAATATATGGACCGGAATCATCCGGTAAGACCACACTGGCCCTGCATGTTATTGCAGAATGCCAGAAAATGGGCGGAACCGCAGCCTTTGTAGATGCTGAGCACGCCCTTGATATGAAATACGCACAGCGACTCGGTGTAAACACCGATGAGCTGCTTATTTCCCAGCCGGATTACGGCGAACAGGCTCTGGAAATAACAGACCTGCTGGTCCGTTCTGGAGCTGTCGATATAGTTATAGTCGACTCCGTTGCCGCGCTCATTCCTCAGGCCGAGCTTGAAGGAAACATGGGCGAAACTCAGGTCGGCGGACAGGCTAGACTTATGTCTCATGCTCTTAGAAAACTGACAGGAACAATACATAAATCGAATGCGGTTGTTTTATTCATCAACCAGATTCGTATGAAAATCGGTATGACCGGATACGGCAACCCCGAAACGACATCCGGCGGTAATGCCCTTAAATTCTATGCTTCAATACGTTTTGATATCCGCAAAATCCAGACCCTCAAAGACAAAGAGGAAGTATATGGTTCACGGACACGTATCAAAATTGTAAAAAATAAAGTTGCACCGCCTTTCAGAGAAGCTCTTGTGGACATCCTTTACGGAACAGGAATGTCTCGCGAAGGCGAAATTATCGATCTGGGTGTAGATTTCGGAGTTATTGATAAAAGTGGTGCATGGTATGCCTACGGCTCTGAAAGACTGGGACAGGGTAAAGAAAATGTCCGCCAGTTCCTGATTGATACCCCTGAATTACGTCAGGAAATTGAAGACAAAATACTCGTTCATCTCGGCATGAAAGAAGGCCCTGTGGCTGAGGTTGACGCTTTGCCTTCTGACGAGTAG
- a CDS encoding DUF814 domain-containing protein: MNNRYDALALFSGGLDSILACKVIQDQGLKVLGLHFITPFFGNPEKIEEWQELYGVDILPVDISREYIKMMLDVPAHGIGKLVNPCVDCKIMMLRHARGMMEEFGATFIISGEVLGQRPMSQRQESLNSIRNDAEVKDVLLRPLCAKTQLITPCEESGLVDREKLPHISGRGRKEQLSMARAYGFKVIPTPAGGCKLTEHENAARFLPLLRNLKEPDVNFFKLATVGRQYWAGNKLLAIGRNQADNENIEKIFRDGDYVFEIKDFPGPFSLGRSLDSEDWNEQEITDGAAMTASFSPKARNLGTEVIVKVTGPDGEREVCVLPSRETQTGFAGPSLDGLKEWKIERANFRLERIERESFETDDSVLEKND; this comes from the coding sequence ATGAACAATAGATATGACGCTTTAGCCCTTTTTTCAGGGGGCCTAGACAGTATACTGGCATGCAAGGTTATCCAGGATCAAGGACTTAAGGTTCTTGGGCTACATTTTATCACGCCTTTTTTCGGCAATCCGGAAAAGATTGAAGAATGGCAGGAGCTTTACGGAGTAGATATTCTTCCCGTTGATATAAGTCGTGAATATATAAAAATGATGCTAGATGTACCCGCTCATGGTATTGGTAAACTTGTTAATCCCTGTGTGGATTGCAAGATTATGATGCTTCGGCACGCGCGCGGCATGATGGAAGAATTCGGAGCAACATTTATTATTTCCGGTGAAGTTCTGGGGCAAAGACCAATGTCACAGCGTCAGGAGTCACTCAATTCAATACGAAATGATGCTGAGGTTAAAGATGTTTTGCTGCGTCCTTTATGCGCTAAAACTCAATTAATTACTCCTTGCGAAGAATCCGGCCTTGTAGATAGGGAAAAACTTCCGCACATCAGTGGTCGCGGACGCAAAGAGCAGCTTTCAATGGCCAGAGCATACGGCTTTAAAGTCATTCCCACTCCTGCCGGAGGATGCAAACTGACCGAACATGAAAATGCCGCCCGTTTTCTGCCTCTTCTACGTAATCTTAAAGAGCCGGATGTTAATTTTTTCAAGCTTGCAACTGTAGGACGCCAATACTGGGCTGGGAACAAGTTGCTCGCAATCGGTAGAAATCAGGCCGATAATGAAAATATTGAAAAAATATTCAGGGACGGGGATTATGTTTTTGAGATAAAAGATTTTCCCGGTCCGTTCAGTCTGGGGCGCTCTCTTGACTCTGAAGACTGGAATGAACAGGAAATTACGGACGGCGCAGCTATGACCGCATCGTTTTCGCCCAAAGCTCGCAACCTTGGTACTGAAGTGATTGTTAAGGTCACAGGTCCTGACGGTGAAAGAGAAGTTTGTGTTCTTCCATCGCGTGAGACACAGACAGGATTTGCAGGGCCGAGCCTTGACGGGCTTAAAGAATGGAAAATTGAGCGCGCAAATTTCAGACTTGAAAGAATTGAACGTGAAAGTTTTGAAACAGATGATTCGGTGCTGGAAAAAAATGATTAA